The genomic region ATTTGCTGCTTTTGAGCTTTACATTCGTTTTAGAAGTTGCGAAGGACAGTGCGGTGTGAGAATGTTGTGTAGCGGTGGGTTTTGTTCAGAATTTTTATTGTCCTTTGGTGTTAATTCGGGGATTGACTTGTTGTTAGTCGACTGGGGCGAAGCCCAGCGTCCGTTGAgcttttttgataaattattgcTGAAGTCCCGGAATGCATGATTGATGCAGGTGACCTTTTTGGGGAGCATCTTCCCTAGTGGTAGGAAGGGGACCTAACATGTAAACATGGTGTTTTGAATTCTTTAGTGGAATGGGATATGATATGCCAAATTTAGAGTGTCTTACTGGGTACACAAGCTAGGAGCTTATTTGCTTTGTAATCGTGAGTGGCTGACTGGTGTTGTTAATACTGTCCTGGTCCGCTACATGACGGCTTTTGTAGTTTTGACATACATTTTTCTGTACATTTGTATTGTGATGATGCTTTATCTTGAGATTCATtctcctaattaaattataattatattggtCGCGGTGCTGTAGATTTATCATCCGTCAGCTTCCTTGACCAAACATATCTTTTATACTCAGTACTTTATTTAGGTGATGTAGTAGCATAATGACTTATTTACATGTTCTCTGctgttttgatttaaaataacttGCCTGCAAATACTCACTAGGGAGACTAAAGGAAAGTATCTTCATTTCCTTGTTGATTCCTGATTCTGGAGTGTACCTTTTCCCTCAGTACATAAATTAAACTTTTGCCTACAGCTCCGTCAAACCCATAACATTTTACGAGATCGTGCAATATCCATACGCTGGATTACGAGTGACGCAAGGCCGTTGATTGATAAAATAGATGGTAAGTTACTGAGCAATTGCTCCATTCTTCTTTAGTACAGTACACTGCATGTCTCTCTTTATATTTGCCACCTAAGAACATGTGTTGAGGTTGTGGTCCTGGCTTCCATTGACTGATATGATCCTTAAATTGGACCCAAGTAATAAGTTTAGTTCACACCTTGGACGGTCATAGTCCTGAAACCTTTTATCTCTGGCAACATTTTGATCTATTGGTGCTTGCTGTCTGAATTTTTCTAATGCCTTATAGAGTAATGTGATGCTATGGTGCAAAGACGGTCTTCATGATTAAGCTTCTTGTGCATTTCTTTTAATCTGGATTCATGTATTAAATATTCATGAGCAATTAGTCACTTTATTTTACTGAACTAACTTCCATATCAAGTTAATGCTGAAAGTAAGTGTTTATGAGAATCCTGCTACTGTCTCAATTATGTGTAATGAGTCTAGCTTCTGAGCTAACTTGTACTAGATCAAGATCAAATGCCAGGTTATATAGACAGTGATTTGATAAGTCATAATTCTAGAATGAGGTTACTTCTAACTTTTAGACTATGCTGTCTGTGCAGAATATGTCGAATGGTTTCCCAATGCTTGAATGAAGGTTTTGTCAAATAGCATCTAGTACATAGCAAACAAGAACGACatgtttatcttattttaattctgtAGTTTGCAAACTTTAGAAATATTCAGTGACTTTTGGAACTAAATTTCTGCTTTCTTAATGCTTGGCTTGTGGCATGAATTTTAGGCCTCATCCAGTTAGCGTTAACCGTCATTTATTACATAATGATTCTACTTAAATAACATGGAGTTTTTACGTGAATCTGTGCCTTTGTTCGCTTGTACATATTTTCTTCTGTATgtttgtatgtatgtatgcatGTATCTTGTACGTCTTTAGATTTGCATATCCGATGCGTCTATCGTGATTCAGATATTTCAGGGCCCAGCCCAATTGGTATTGGACATGGAGACAGGAATGGTTTTTCAACTTCATCCAGCAGAGGTCGCTTTACACCTAGTCACCTTTCAGCAAACGGAGCCACGGTGGTTAGATCCTGGAATTTTTGCCTCTCTTGTTTCCTGGTGTCCTTTGAGTACCTATGTTGTTTAGTTGGTGAAATCTTGAGAactttgttttaaattatgtaatgaaGATATCAGCCATGGGAACGAACAAGTCAAATGCTTTGTGGACAGCAAGGAAGGTTCATGCACCAGTAGTAGGCTTGCTGTGCAACAGGTTCTGACAATCTTTAAAACCATATATCTTttcatgtaaaaatatatttgttctcACTGGTCTGTTTAACATGCCTGTTGCCAGTCAACCACAAAACTCAATCAGAAGTTTTTCTACGGATTCAGGTTAGTCTGGTACTCCAATCCTgccaataaattattgtttaagaCTGAGCATGATATTTAGAGGGATGTTTTAAGCTGGTTGCTGTGTGAAAGTTAGAAGTGAGCAGATTACTGGATGACGGCATTTGTAGTGGCATGTTATATTAAAGTACACCTAATCTACTTACTCCATGCATAAAATTCACTACTAattctataacttaaaattttctcattttgacCATTCTTCCAGgagtttgaataatttttttcaagctcctctctctctatagCTTTGTTTGACTCATATCAATCTACTGCTGAGCATGCTGCTTCTTTCAGGCGTTCCACCACATCAAGAGATCGGGATGCCTTCTCTGTCACCTACAATGACGGAAGCACGTGTCTTTCTGAAGTTCTTTGAATGATCTCCTTGTTGTTTACCTACAAGTATCATACTAATTGTTTGTTCTCTTGCTGTAATGTAGGGCAATATTGCAAGGTGGCTGAAGAAGGAGGGTGACAAAGTTTCTCCGGGAGAAGTACTTTGTGAAGTGGAAACTGTGGGTGCTATTGATTCTGTCTGTGCTCTCCTtctgataaaatcaaatacttGTCTTGTAAGTCTGATTCCTATTTCCCATCATTTGATGTCTTAAGGACAAAGCAACTGTGGAAATGGAGTGCATGGAGGAGGGATATCTAGCAAAAATTTTGCGTGGCGATGGATCAAGTGGGATTAAAGTTGGTGAGGTACTTATCTGACAAGGATAAAGGACTTATTCACTATCTCTGgcatttttcatgatttttcttAACATATGTTGAATAGACAAGGCAAATTTAATAAGACTGAGTTTTTTAAGACTGAAGTTTCTTATGGTgtcttttagttttttgtaTAGCTTAAACTCTTCCTGTTATCATTTTCACCCATGATGCCCATATTAACTTCATAATCCTCACTCTGTTGCTTGATATCCTTAACATGGGCCATCTGACTCAAAcatgaattttctttctttagtGATGAACTCTAACCCAGTAATGAAATTTGTTCTGAATGCATTGAAtaactttttagttttttgttgAGACTGCGTGTTATTTATGCCAGGAACTGTGTGAAAATGATCCATGGTTTTGCTAGTACCAGTAATTGGATCATAGTGAACTGGTACCAACTTAAATCAACTAATTAATTGGCAATAATTGCCTATCTAAACAGGAACCGGAGCTACATTATTGCATACTGATTTCCAGTTTTAGATGCAAAGAGTGTTGATTTTCGGCTGGAAATATCACCTAATTGCTTTTAGTGACTGAtcaaagtattatttattccCTCTAGATAATTGCCATAACtgttgaagaagaggaggatgTGGCAAAATTTAAGGACTACACTCCTTCAGCATCAGATGCTGCACCCGCACCCAAAGCGCCCTCTGCTCCAACTCAAACAAAGCCAGAAGTTGCAGAAGTGCCTGTTACTTCGCCAGAGCCAAAAGTTTCCACGCCTAGTGCACCATCTTCAGCTGGAAATCGCATTTTTGCTAGTCCTCTTGCCAGAAAACTTGCTGAAGATAACAATGTAAATTAGATACTCAACTATAAAAGCCACTCGACTGCTTTAGCTCGGGTGGTACTCCTTTTATTTTCGTGTCACATATCTCTTGAACTGATTTCTTTCATGTGATACACTTCCGTTACATTAATGCAGGTATCTCTCTCAAACATCAAAGGAACTGGTCCTGATGGGCGCATTGTGAAGGCTGATATTGAAGATTATCTTGGTAGTTTTCTTGTGCCCTGTGTTTGCTTGTACTTAAGTGCCATCTGGATGTTTCTCTTCTTCATGCACCCGGAAGTGCTTGTTTGCTACAGTTATAGTATTTGATAATCCAGCTTTTACCTTCTCTGTACTGTAGCTTCACGTGGTAAGGAAGTTCCGCAAGCTCCTAAGGCTGACACAACAATCTCTGCTGCTTTGGATTACACTGACATCCCACATACGCAAATTAGAAAGGTATTGTTTTGACATAGATATCAATTCCTGTAATAGCAAAGCAAGAGTAGATTCGTTCGTTCTCATCTTGCTGGCAGAAATATCCTTGGTTTACAATAGATTAAAAGGTGTATAATAAGCAATAAGGAACCTTGCTGCCATGCCTAACCTCAACCAGGGAAGTTGGAAACATAGTCTTCAAAGCACATCCTCCTGTACTAAGTACCATAGAGTCTCTGGTGTGCAATTAATGCAAATGGTCAAGTTAGACAGATGCATTTTTAGCATCTCAATTGTTGTTCTCTGCAGCAGCTAACATATGTTGCTATCGGTGCAGGTGACAGCATTGCGGTTGTTGCAATCAAAACAAACCATCCCGCACTATTACCTTACTGTAGATACATGTGTTGACAAGCTTATGGAGTGAGTGCTCAATCTActgcaaatgaaaattagCGCCACCAAATTAGTCGTATCTCTTTTAATCTCTACTTGTCTGCAGATTGCGCAGCCAGCTGAATTCGTTGCAAGAAGCTTCAGGTGGGAAAAGGATTTCCGTTAATGATCTTGTGATTAAGGTATGAGAGGCCTTTGGCAACAACATTATGTTAGATACATGCCtacgtcttttttctttttgttctctaCTTTCCTTCCATTTGTTGAAGTCTCTCCTCTTGGAAGATGCGAGGTCTGTTTAACCCTACAATAGCAAGTTTTTAGCTTCTATTCATCATGAATCAGCACCTATAAGGATAAATTCCTTTGAAGTATGTTAATACTGTGTTCAAGTAACTAGAGTTTTCTTAGAGTCAATTGCTTTAACACAACTATTTGACTGCAGGCTGCTGCCTTGGCTCTTAGAAAAGTTCCCCAGTGTAATAGTTCATGGACCAACGATTATATTCGCCAGTAAGTGTGCTTAACAAAGCGGATTGTTGCTTAGTTATCACCGGCTTCTGAATTGCAATATCTTCTATGAATAATACAGGTATCACAATGTGAATATTAATGTCGCTGTGCAAACTGATAATGGGTTGTATGTGCCTGTGATTAAGGTGAGTAATTGTCTGTGCCTGCTTTCACCTTGAGACTAGTAATCATGCCATGCATGTCACGACTCTTTATGCTTAACTTTGCAGGATGCTGACAAGAAAGGTTTATCAAAAATTTCTGATGAAGTTAAGCATTTGGCTcagaaagcaaaagaaaacagCTTGAAACCAGAAGATTACGAGGTGAAAAAGGACTAATTAATAAGCTTCATAGAGGTTGTAGTTGCTCACAGTATAAATCTTACAATATACTGTTTGCAGGGGGGCACATTCACGGTTTCGAACTTAGGAGGGCCTTTTGGCATCAAGCAATTCTGTGCCATCATTAATCCACCTCAGTCAGGCATTCTAGCAGTTGGATCTGGTAAGTCAAACTCTATTCCTTCTTGCAGTTTCTGGTGTTTGTATCATGCTGATCTTTATCCTCCTTCTTGAATCTGTATGCACAGCTGAAAAGAGAGTGATACCTGGTGGTGGTCCGGACCAGTATAAGTTTGCTTCCTTCATGTCTGTGACATTAAGCTGTGATCATCGGGTCATTGATGGTAAGTTGCCCTGTTTGGCATACAACGACTGAACAGATATATTAAACTATCACTAATTCATCTTTAACTGTATGTAGATATTGATTTGTTCTAATGAGGTATGTTAATGCTGTGTTCTAGGTGCCATTGGAGCAGAATGGCTCAAGGCCTTTAAAGGTTACATCGAGAATCCAGAGTCCATGTTGCTTTGAAGCTGTTTTTGACTTCCCtattttctccaaattctTCTACTCTGATAACCCCAGTCACATAAAGGAACATATAATCCACAGATGTTAATTATTTCCAGCGTGGGTTGTCTAACTGTGATTTGCGGTCACCGGAGAATagatttttgttaaataacgAGTCCCAAGAGTAGAATGCTGTGAACTAAATTTTGCTCATGTAGAGTGTGAAAACTTCTGAGCATGAGATAATTTACTTGCCAAGGATTTTATCTGCCTCCTTGAACAGCTCTCTGgtggaaataaaatattctagcGCCATTTTGTATGGAAATTGTATTTTCTGCCGATgtcattatcaaaatttattgcattttctgCCGCTGTTGTTATCAAAATTTGGGGCAAAGTTCTTCCGTTTGTCTACTCCCCTATCTGTTCTCTCAGTTCAGTGCCTACCAGGATGATCATGGAGGGCACATCCCTTTCATACCGTCCTGTTTATACAATTGTATCATTGGGCAACATATTTTCTTGCATGCAACACACCATGGGTTAGAAAACTTTTCTTTGCTCATATTTCGCAACGGTGAGATAAGACACTTGTACACTTACCTCAATGAATGCAAAGTACATTGATACTAGTTGGAAAGCAGAAGACAGCTTTATAGTATCACTCGTCCAGCCTAAATACTTCATAGTTATTACAATAAGAGGCATCATTGTACGGAAACTAAAACTTGTCGTAAAAAAGTGCATAGCAATCCCATGGCCACCATCGAATTCACCAACCCACCATCTGTGATCAAGTGCGGTGAACTCTCAAGGCACAGCCTAAAAGTTACATTCAAAAGAATGTTTTTAAGGAAGTACCCTTTTTGCCTATGCTCTATAGTCATATTGTACTTGATCAACATCAGATCATTGAAAAAACAACCACATGCATAGCGGAATCCCCTTCACTAGCCACTGCAGAACATATCACACACATTTTCCTGGTGTAATGTTTTTGGCCTGAAGATAAGAGTACCAAGAAGTTGAATTATGTGATAATAGAAGTTTCTACACGACATCTACTAATAACCTACACCAACGACTGACACTGTGATGCATATAAACTTGCTTTGATGAAAAAGAGTGACTGCACCTCAGTAGAAGCAGGGCACTCAAGAAAATGTAGATGAGCAGAGAAAGAAGCACATTAGCTCTATAATTCAAGTAtgagtaataaataattgactTCTAGCAAATGCAAACGGGATCCAATTTATTTCTACTTTTCCCCTTAGAGCATCATTTCAATTAgcaaagaaataaatgaaaccaaaaaaagCAGACAACAGAACAGGATATCACCTGGgaacaataaagaaaagtcGAGCAATCACTCATCATTTCAGCTAAAATAAGAACTGAAGCCACATGTCAAATCCTGCAACTTACCGAGATCACAATGAAGCATAACTATTTCTCAACTGTGTCTTCCACAAAACATAGTTTGTGCGCATGTAACCTCGAAAGTCTCCACCTACACTGTCTACTATAAATACATCCAAGCAGTCGTTGTCCATGAAGAACTCAATTATTGAGCAATCATAACATATACCCAAATGCTGATCAGACCAAGATAATCATGCATGAAAACACAGAAACAAAAAGCGGGCACAAGTCGTGGATTTTTGCCCAAAGGCAAAACTTAGGCGAAGCAACTAACTTCTGTAAGCTGAAAGCAATAACATCACCCCACTAGCCTTCAGAATTAACACCAAATGCACAATGAGAACCAAACAAAACAACCACCTGGAAAAAGggaatgaaagaaaaagagagtcCATGTACATAGACATTTCTCCAACCCTTCAGCTGTAAGCCATTCAAAGAAACAATATGCGAAAGAATTCTACAAATTTATCATTGAGAGGGAAAATTAAGAATGGCAGTATCACTGTTCTCCTGGAATTTATTCACAAATCCATGTCTTCTACAAACAACAT from Sesamum indicum cultivar Zhongzhi No. 13 linkage group LG3, S_indicum_v1.0, whole genome shotgun sequence harbors:
- the LOC105157775 gene encoding dihydrolipoyllysine-residue acetyltransferase component 2 of pyruvate dehydrogenase complex, mitochondrial isoform X2 → MTCGARIFHYSKKLRQTHNILRDRAISIRWITSDARPLIDKIDGPSPIGIGHGDRNGFSTSSSRGRFTPSHLSANGATVISAMGTNKSNALWTARKVHAPVVGLLCNSQPQNSIRSFSTDSGVPPHQEIGMPSLSPTMTEGNIARWLKKEGDKVSPGEVLCEVETDKATVEMECMEEGYLAKILRGDGSSGIKVGEIIAITVEEEEDVAKFKDYTPSASDAAPAPKAPSAPTQTKPEVAEVPVTSPEPKVSTPSAPSSAGNRIFASPLARKLAEDNNVSLSNIKGTGPDGRIVKADIEDYLASRGKEVPQAPKADTTISAALDYTDIPHTQIRKVTALRLLQSKQTIPHYYLTVDTCVDKLMELRSQLNSLQEASGGKRISVNDLVIKAAALALRKVPQCNSSWTNDYIRQYHNVNINVAVQTDNGLYVPVIKDADKKGLSKISDEVKHLAQKAKENSLKPEDYEGGTFTVSNLGGPFGIKQFCAIINPPQSGILAVGSAEKRVIPGGGPDQYKFASFMSVTLSCDHRVIDGAIGAEWLKAFKGYIENPESMLL
- the LOC105157775 gene encoding dihydrolipoyllysine-residue acetyltransferase component 2 of pyruvate dehydrogenase complex, mitochondrial isoform X1, whose amino-acid sequence is MTCGARIFHYSKKLRQTHNILRDRAISIRWITSDARPLIDKIDDISGPSPIGIGHGDRNGFSTSSSRGRFTPSHLSANGATVISAMGTNKSNALWTARKVHAPVVGLLCNSQPQNSIRSFSTDSGVPPHQEIGMPSLSPTMTEGNIARWLKKEGDKVSPGEVLCEVETDKATVEMECMEEGYLAKILRGDGSSGIKVGEIIAITVEEEEDVAKFKDYTPSASDAAPAPKAPSAPTQTKPEVAEVPVTSPEPKVSTPSAPSSAGNRIFASPLARKLAEDNNVSLSNIKGTGPDGRIVKADIEDYLASRGKEVPQAPKADTTISAALDYTDIPHTQIRKVTALRLLQSKQTIPHYYLTVDTCVDKLMELRSQLNSLQEASGGKRISVNDLVIKAAALALRKVPQCNSSWTNDYIRQYHNVNINVAVQTDNGLYVPVIKDADKKGLSKISDEVKHLAQKAKENSLKPEDYEGGTFTVSNLGGPFGIKQFCAIINPPQSGILAVGSAEKRVIPGGGPDQYKFASFMSVTLSCDHRVIDGAIGAEWLKAFKGYIENPESMLL